The DNA region CAACGCCCAGGTCCTGGACCCCGCGGCCGTGCAGAAGTTGGCCTACGAATGCATGACCCCGGAGCAGATCAAGATCTTCGAAGCCGAGCTCGAGATCAATTTCTCCCTGATCGAGTCGGGCGTGGGCAGTTTCCGCGTGAACGCGTTCCGTCAACGCGGCGCCGTGGCGATGGTCATCCGTCATATCAAGGTCGCGATTCCGTCCATCGAGGAACTGCGCCTGCCGCCGGTGCTCAAGGACGTGGTGATGGAAAAGCGCGGCCTCATCATGGTGGTCGGCTCCACCGGTTCGGGAAAATCCAGCACGCTGGCGGCGATGATCAATCATCGCAACCAGTCCAAGTCAGGACACATCCTCACCATCGAGGATCCGATCGAGTTCATGTATCGGCACGCCAAGAGCATCGTCAATCAGCGCGAGGTGGGAATCGATACCCGTTCCTATTCCAACGCGCTGGTCAACGCGATGCGAGAGGCGCCGGACGTGATCCTGATCGGCGAGTGCCGCGACCGCGAGACCTTCCAGGCTGCACTCGCCTATGCGCAGACCGGCCACCTGTGCCTCACCACTGTGCACGCGAACAACAGCTACTACGCGCTCAACCGCGTCATCAATTTCTTTCCGCACGATGCCCGCAACAGCCTGCTGATGGACCTGGCGGTAAGCCTGCGCGCGATCGTTTCGCAGCGCCTGGTGCGCGACCTGCAGGGCAAGCTCTGCCCGGCGGCGGAAATCCTGATGAACACCAAGCACATCCAGGAGCTCATCAAGAGCAGCGAGATCGATCAGATCAAGGACGCGATGGAGCAAAGCCTGGCGCCTGGGTCTCAGACTTTCGAGCAATCGCTGTACGGGCTCTACACCCAGGGCGTCATTGCGCTCGATGAAGCGCTTGCACACGCCGATTCGGCCACGAACCTGTCCTGGCTCATCGACAATGCAAAGGGAACGAGCCCCGAA from Betaproteobacteria bacterium includes:
- a CDS encoding PilT/PilU family type 4a pilus ATPase, whose translation is MVLTPLFKLMAEKQASDMFFTAGSPIQIKIQGEVMPINAQVLDPAAVQKLAYECMTPEQIKIFEAELEINFSLIESGVGSFRVNAFRQRGAVAMVIRHIKVAIPSIEELRLPPVLKDVVMEKRGLIMVVGSTGSGKSSTLAAMINHRNQSKSGHILTIEDPIEFMYRHAKSIVNQREVGIDTRSYSNALVNAMREAPDVILIGECRDRETFQAALAYAQTGHLCLTTVHANNSYYALNRVINFFPHDARNSLLMDLAVSLRAIVSQRLVRDLQGKLCPAAEILMNTKHIQELIKSSEIDQIKDAMEQSLAPGSQTFEQSLYGLYTQGVIALDEALAHADSATNLSWLIDNAKGTSPESSRKTAQADDLSSIRLNI